The Kwoniella newhampshirensis strain CBS 13917 chromosome 11, whole genome shotgun sequence DNA segment AGAGACCTACGACATTCAAGGGAACCTGTCCCGCTTTTATTCCTCCGCCAGGTGCTCGTTCCCATCGGAGAATTAGCTGAACCGATCAGGTAATTACGTCAAAAGGGACCGCTCGGTTTTAAAAATAACAGCATCTGGCGACACCCCGGAAAGTGAAATTCGCCGATACACAGCATCCCACCCTACCCCCTGAAACTGTCATATTTTCAACTTTTCTAGCATTTCGGGGGGGGTGACGAAGGGGGGAGGGGTGGTGTTGGGGGTTCAGCTCTTTTTGCGAAGTGTTCTCCATCATTTCCCTCACCCGAATCAAGCAAAAGCCAAACTAGCCTGCTTCAGAGACGTTCCTGTCTCGTGTCTGCAGCGCGAACATGCGAATCCCATGTTGCAGAATAAGCCACTATACCCTTTCAGTCCGCCATTGCTGCTCGGCGACGCCCGACTTTGAGACAGGCCCAAAAGGTAAAGGTAGGATGTATTACATCCGTGCCGGATCCTGGATCCAGCACGGCCGTCGTGTGACCCGCCTACAATCCCGCTAACCCTAGAGACTACGGGAAGGCGTTTCTTtgactgactgaccttGCGAGCGATCTGTTCTGTGGCGGCGGCAATTGTCGCAGTGATGAATACGTCCTCCTTATATGTTATTGCTACGACTACACTTTCATGGACAGGGGATAGATTGCTCATACGCTTCACAGCCTTGCGTCACTCGTATACAGATCGTAGATgacaaggaagatggtgaCGACTTTTGGATCTTCGTGGACACAGCCTGGCCAACTCATATCCGCGAAGGAGTGGAGCGAAATTGTGGAGTGGAGTCGGACTCATCATTGCCCAGCCCAAGCAGGGTACAATTTGGGGGTCTTTCAATCATTTATTGGGAATCAGGGCAATCATGCACGCAGGGTTTGTATGTTCTGCACGCGGTCGATCGGGTCAACTTCCTCCGAGGGAATTACTCCTCCGTGATTTGCGAACGTACAGTGGATGAAGCATATCTGTTGGTCCAAATCGTCAAAATCATCGGCATCATCAATACCCTTATCGTCATCAATGATCACTCTGCCGAATGCACCGActttctcatcatcgacgagcgTCCTTCGTGCACTCCTTGAACAAGTAGGCAACGCGCAAGCACGCAGATCGGCTCTCCATGCAGTGATGCTCAAGCAGTGTCATCGTTGGACGGGAGAAACAAATCTGAGCTCGTCAGGAATCGTCATCGACGTGGTACCGGCAGGGCGTGGATGCAGATTGTATGCCGTGCGTCTAGCTTGGACACCACTCTCTCCCGCTAGACAGGATCGACAAAGCATACGGGTGACTTTCAAAGGGGTACATGCTGCCTGATACAGCGTCCGCTGTCTCCGAAATGGATaatcatcgacatcgttCCTTGAGACGAGGATGCTGATCGAGCCTCATTACCGATCTTTTGTTCAGAATGTTACATGCACATACGTACTTGTTGACAGTTGACCGTCAGCCGGACAACGTACTAAGAATCGAATTTCAACAGACTTGACTGACGTACTCTGAACGGAACCGATCCGAAATTCATACTGTCAAGTCTAGAATAACCATTATCATTGACTCCTCGATCGCGGCTTCTGCAAAGGAGAGTCGTTGGAGTCTGCTTCCGATGTGGGTTCGTGCCTCGATGCTCGCTACACGTTTTTTTTCGCTCAGTAAGCAGTGTGGATTGGGAACCGCATCGTCTTTGCCTGAACGTGCACGTCCCAGAGACCGATGTATGGCTTTCCTCACGAAATAAGTTGCTGTTCGACCTCGAACAGCTGCCAGGACGACTGGGTCAGCAATCACCTCCAGATTCACTCATACTTTCAGTTGAAACCAGCTTATCGTTGAGTCGCAACAACTTAGACAATCGCTATTCAGTCGCAAAATACAGAATGAACGGAGTGCGCAGCCACGTACGACACACCACCGATGGACAGTTACGACCACTGATCACGAACTTTCGGCTCAGAATGGCTCTCAAGTATAGATGGGAAGCAGCCCAGAGATGGCGTGGACAGTAAATGCAACCTGTTCTTGCCGAATACTTACTTTGGTTTGGTCGGGTCCAGATTTCGATTCGTCACAGCTCCGTTGTCAGATCCAATCAGATTCCTAGATCTTGGGAGAGATAATACCCTCGTCAGCTTGTAAGGAACGATATTATAACCTTTGAACGAGCCTGCAAGAATCTGTAGCAGGATACCGTACATGTCTGTTTGCTAACCCGATCGTCCGTTGGCGTCTGGCTCACATGATCTTAGCGAGCTGTAGTCAAGCCGACAACTATATGGTACGACGAGCTGCGTCTGTGGCCTGTGTCTCTCTCGGAATGAGTAGTGAGGCAATGACCTTTTCCCGCTTTGCCTGTGAGCTCGATAACAGAGAAGAGCACGACAGTCTGGTACCCAACTGACCGGTACGTTTACGAAGCAATGCTGCATCACCAAACACTGTCAAAGCCTGATTCCTGCGACCTGTGACAGGGCTAGGTTCTGTGATGATCAGCACTCTCGGATGAGTCGCTCGATCTTGGCTGACCAGCCAGTGATTTACACGCATTTAACCCTTTGAATTAATGCACTTGACACCGAGCCGAAAGTCTTGCAGAATACACCAACAGATAGCTTACAAGAAAAAATGAAAAGTGTCACTTCGGTGGGATCGGGCCTGCTCACGAAACGATGTTGTGGCCTGTACTCTTATTGTCGAAAGGAGCACTTGATTATAAAACATTGCGCAGCTGCAATTCTCATCTGCGACCCACAAACTCATGCCATGCGAGAGAAGATCCATCACGCAAAGGTAGTAAGGAGCCTAAGCCTATCAACAACACCACATTCAAGCACTGCCATGACCACTCTAAGCGGCGTGGAGGATGGACAAGAACTCCTTGCCGGCAGCACCGGGGACGGACTTCTTGACGGAACCCTTGGCCTTGCGCTCGGTTCGGAGGAGTTCCTGTCGTCGGAGGGTCTTGGCGTAAGGGTTGAGTCGGAAGAGGATAGCCTTGTTTCGGAGAgggttcttcttctgggTGAAGGGTCCTGTATATAAGAAAGAGATCTAGTCAACAGACGATCGATAGacagatgagaagaaaggacTTACGCTTCTGGACGTTCTGGCCGGCGGGTCGGACAACGGACTGGATCTCGTCAGAGTTGATGAGTCGGGTGACGTCGGAAGAGGCGATCTTAGCGATAGGGAGGCTAAGAAAAAAGAAAGGTGTCAGCGTGTTAGCCAGCCGACATGCGAAGAATGCCACACACTTGAAGCcggacttcttctcgtagACAGAGTCAAGAGCAGCAATGGCACCCTCAGTCCAGATAACGAATCGACCGACGTGACCACCGGGGgcgagctggaggaggttgagggaCTCGACGGGGGAGGTCTCGACACCGGGGACATTCTTGAAAGCCCTGACGATACCTTCGTCCTTGGCGTAGACAACGAGGGGACCCCTCCTCTGCCTGTGCCTCCTGTTCCTCAACTTTCCCTTACCAGCCCTAAGCTTTCGGCTGTTGGAAACCTTGGCGACATCGGGGTAAGCGGCGACTGCCTTGAGAAGGTCGACGGCAGCCTTGGTCTTGGTGGTGGACTcgacggaagaagagatgacgaggggGACCTCTTGGATCTGCTCGATCCTATGTCCTCGGGCAAGGACAAGGGAGGGGAGAGCAGAGGCGGCAAGAGCAGAAGCAACGGCGTATCGCCTTTGGTTCTGGTTGACCTTGACGTGCCACTTCCTCCAGGTCTTGGTGGGAGCGAACATTCGACCACCTCGGCACATGTTACCGAAAGCGGCCTGACCGGATCGCTGGgtaccaccaccgccaacACGGGGGATACGAGCGACGGCACGACCGGTACCCCAAGACTCGGCAGAGGTTTGGTGACCGGCGTTCTCAGCAACGGCGTAAGCCTGTCGCCTGTTCTTGGCGATGGACTCtggggaagggatggagCGTCAGCACCGCTTCGAACAAGCCTTGTCTTCTCCAATGCCCTCCGGACGTAGCCCTGCAGAGAAATGGAGCGAAACCCCTCCGCAAAGACAGCTTCCGCTACAGACTCCTGAACTCTTCCCCATTCCTTTCAGAAAGTCCACATTGCTCCTTGTCTCTTCGCTTTCTTTccattcttctcctgccATACATTCCTCCAAATGAAACTCCGACTCACTGTGAACCTGCTGGACGACGTCGAGCCTGATAGGGGCGGTGAAGACGGcggggaggggaagagagccGGAAGACTCGCCCGTGGCGGACCAGACAGTGACGGTGGGACGAGCGGCCATTTTGCTGTGAGGATACGTTCAGTTGGTGGAtgcgacgaggaggatgtgtTGGGAGAGGTAGCACTCACAAAGACTGTTTTGTGACTTGAAGGATGCAGAAGAGACTAACAGGCGATGTGTTGGAAAAGGTGTCGAAATGATCTCGCCTAGCACGCACAGTGTCTCTGTAtcacacactcactcacttcctGTCTCTGCATACAAACCAGGGCCATTGTAAGAAAACGTACAGATTCCTTTTTGGTGCTTCGGCGTTTCGTTTCGAAATTCGGACTTTGGTCTCctgtcaagaaggacagGCTTGTGGCACAATTGATGCCGCTGTCACGTGTGACCCCGCAGTCCCCGGATTCGACTCTCGCATCCGTGACTGCCAGCGAGGCGGAGCGCGTCGTTCCGTTATGAAAGGTTATTTCGCTCACCGCTTAGACAGGTCTGCTATTATGTGTGTTGATGGTCCGTCAAAGAGGTTCAGAGTGCTCCTTTGTCTCaccctcactcactcctttATACCATAGTTGGATCTCGCATATAGGGACAGAACCTGAACAGTCGAACATCTCGACTTGTCATCAAGAGCCGAAGCCGATACTCGCCAAGTGGAACGTCTGCCAAATCCCCAAATCACCAACAAGACGGATCTGCACCGACAAGCACGAGCATACCCGCTCAGATAGCTCCACTCGAGAGGTCAACAGATCACTTCGATGCAGAGGTCTGGATCCCATACCACTTCCACTACCGCCTCCAATAATTCTGCTTCTACCGCATTGCGtcgacatctccatcgAGAAGCAGACAACTCCTCAACCACTGACGACCTATCAGACCCGAGACCTTGGGAGAGTCGAACTCCATCAAGATCGTACGGATCAAAACGAGACTCGAATCAGAATCACGTAGCTCGGACACCCAGTCCTGGACCTGGTGGAGATCTGCCATTGTTTCTCGACGATATggagacaaggagaaggttcggcgagaaggaggctGCTCTTgccgagaaggaaggggagaaggcggGTCTGATGAAtatcgatctcgatgatCAAGGGAAATGGGCCAAGGGACATGGTGCCGGTCCAGGTGTAGGCGGGAGAAGGGGTCTTCCTCCAAGACAGAGAATAGGTGGTTGGGTGAGTGCACATCATTACGCTGGCAGGTAAACAACGCTTACACTTCGCGGTGCATATTCAGAAAGGGGTTATGATTGATAACGAGGAATGGATCTGGACAGGGATATATACCCTGCTTAGTATAATCACTAGATATTGGAGGATTGGTGCAGCGAATTATGTCGTTTGGGATGAGGTACGTTCGGGGTCCATGTCTCTTCGAAACCCTTAATTGTTTTGCTGATCCCATCTTCACAGGCTCACTTTGGCAAATTCGGCACCCACTACATCAATCGAGACTTCTACTTCGATGttcatcctccacttgGCAAGATGCTCGTCGGTCTCGCCGGTCTTCTGTCAGGCTATGGAGGGGGCTTCGAGTTTAAATCAGGTGTGGAGTATCCTTCGGACGTACCATATACCGCCATGAGAGCTATCCTCGCTTCATTCGGTGTAGCTTTGGTCCCTCTGGCGTGGTGGACTGCTGGGGAATTGGGGTGGTCGAGATTCACAAGGCATTGGGTGACCATCTGTGTCCTTTGCGGTAAGCTATATCTACACATGACGGCGTTAGCCCGCTAAGACAGCTTGCACAGATATTGGTTGGCTTTGTATCTCAAGATTCATCTTGCTGGACTCAATGCTATtgttcttcaccttcactACAACTCTGGGTTTGGTCAAGTTCCACAACCAGCGACATGAGTGAGTCACAGTCGGTGAAATCATCACTACCATTAGCTGAGTCTTCCTCAGTGCCTTCGGCGACGACTGGTGGATTTGGCTTGTGTTTACCGGATGGTCAGTCGGTTGTGTGTGCAGCGTCAAATGGGTTGGTATGTTCATCACCGCTTTGGTCGGACTTTACACCATCGAGGACCTGTGGGAGAAGTTTGGAGACCTGTCGATGCCAATCGTGAGTAACTTGTTGAAAGTCGCTGCATGCGTTGACAGGTCACAATCAGCGCACATACATCCAACATTGGGTTGCTCGAATAACATGTCTCATTGTACTTCCCTTCTTGGTCTACGCCGCTTGTTTCAAGGCACACTTCATGATCCTCAATCGATCTGGACCCGGCGACGCTCAAATGAGCAGTCTTTTCCAAGCACACCTCAAAGGTAACGATTTCGGCGAATCGCCCTTGGAAATCGCATACGGCTCGCAAGTCACCCTCAAAAACTATGGCTATGGTGGTGGTCTCCTTCATTCACATGTCCAAACCTTCCCAGTCGGATCATTGCAACAACAAGTCACATGTTACCACTACAAGGATGACAACAACAACTGGATCATCACTCCAACCTGGGCCGCAGATCCCGTAGATCCCGATGGTCCTATCAAGTTCTTGAAAGACGGCGACCAGGTCCGACTCGTGCACGCCGCGACCGGAAGGAACCTACACTCTCACACTATCGCGGCGCCAGTCACAAAGGAAAACTTTGAGGTTGCTGGTTACGGAAATGCGACGATCGGAGACGACAACGATATTTGGGTGGTAGAGGTAGTGGATGATACTCAacgatcgaagaaggagaacgaagatggacgaatCCATGCTCTCACCACCAGGATGAGATTCAGACATCGAGATCTGAGATGTTACCTTCGAGCTGCGAATGCCGTTTTGCCCCAATGGGGTTTCAAGCAAGTTGAAGTCTCCTGTGATAAGGAAAACAACCCGAAAGATTTGCATACTTATTGGAATGTCGAGTCGCATTGGAATGAAAGGCGTAAGTCATCTCATCGTGCAAAAACGAAGGGAAGCTCACTTTCCTTTGTAGTCCCGGCAGGCAATGCAAAACTGTACAAGTCCCCATTCTGGAGAGACTTCGTGCATTTGAACGTGGCCATGTGGACTTCGAACAACGCTCTCGTCCCCGACCCAGACAAGGAAGATATCCTGGCCTCAAAGCCTTTCGATTGGCCGTTCCTCCGTCTGGGCCTTCGAATGTGTGGTTGGGGAGATAACCAGATCAAGTTCTACTTGCTAGGAACACCGATTATCTGGTACTTCAGTTCTGTCAGCATAGTCATCGGATTAGGGCTGGCCGGATGGTATGTCGCGAGAGCGCAGAGACAATATAAGGATTGGGGCAAAGGGGAATGGGACCATTGGTTATGGGTCGGGAAAGTTGCGTTCGGTGGCTGGGCTCTGCACTTCTGTGAGTTCGCGACTGCGCACCTATGCACTTGCCGCTTCTGTAAAAGTGCTAcatcaagctgacagaAGTATAGTGCCATTCTTGATTATGGGCCGAGTGACATACCTGCATCATTACGTGAGTTGCCTTCGTTGCGGTTTGATGAGCTCCGCTGAACAATATGTGATTTTAATGACAGCTTCCAACACTGTACTTTGCTGTCCTGATGGCAGGCCACGTTTTGGACCACTTCTTTTTCGCTTCTACGCGTCGAACGCagaccaagaagatcatCTGGTTTGCATTCTGGACCGGATTGGTGGTGTTCAATTTCTGGTGGTTCAAAGATCTGGCCCTAGGAATATATGGACCGGTCAACGAACATCAtggttggagatggaggatgagttggaatgtgagtgtgatggCACTGTCTGCCTCAGGGTTGAAGCTGACGCGAATGGTGTTGCAGATATACAATTGATCCGAACGATGGTATTTTGGAGACGGAAGGAGCGGACAGATACTGTAGAGGGTGATTTCGTCCATCACTGAATATACCCAAGCATCCCAAATACGAATCAAACCACCTACCTACATCTATTTGCATCATAGCAGTCAATGTCACGATGAAACATTTGCATACGTCCCATGGGACGCGGCGATGTGACTTTTCAGGCGGCTTACAATCAGAATCCGCCTGTCGTCAGCGTTCGAGCAACTAGCATCAAGTCACTTGCGTTTCGTTACAGGATACTTCGATCTCTGTCCAGTGTCTCATGACTCAGTCATATAGCATGGTTGCCCCTTCGCTTCACACATGCATTTATAAGATAGACAAGATCATAACAGTCTAGTCACCTCTCGGCATAGCATCGATTTATTCGAGTGCTATGATGTCGGATCATCTGCCAAAACCCACATTTCGAACCTATATCTCacccccttctcctcattctcctcttgtACTTCCCAACCGACCCATTCCCTCAGCTCTTCGATCGAACATTTCCTCCACAgtttcttcccctctgaTGTGTGTGAGGTGAAATCTTCCAGAAAGGCATCACATCGATCGTTGAACTGATCCGATATGATTCGGGTGAGTAAGACGCGATTgacgagtggaggtgaggaggtgagcgaggTCGTGTATAGTTGGGAACCACCTATGAGGAATGTTCGTGGGGTACTTGGGGGAAGCGAACCGAGTGcggaagggagggaagtGTGGGCCGAGGTGTTTTGGGAAGATGAGCTGTGGGGAGAAAGGGGGTGATGTTAGCAGATAAAGTTTTGAGTTCGGAGGCAGTGGCATGTTGTATGACATGACGGATACTGTCCCGGGTAGTGCGGAAAGTGTATTCAAGACAGACAGGAGTTGTCCTCATTTTCCAGTCTTTGACAAGGGGGAGGAACATCGTGACAGATGTTGGAACACGAAACCAACAGACCAAAACCGTCGATATCCGACTGAACAAAGCGCACTCACACATCCACACCACCTCTCGAGATCACCAGGTTGTTCCTCGATTTCAACGGCCTGAATTTCGTTGGGATCGATTCCCAAGTCTTTCGACCCATGACGACGGCGTTCTGGCGTTCTGGGTCAGTAGAAGGTTGTTCACCCGTCGTTACTATCTGGTCAAAATGGGATGGTCAGCGAGGCGATCtgtatgatgatgaggatgcaGAATCGCGGATCACAGACAGCAAAGTTTCATGCATTCTATGAGGTCTGATGGTCAGAAAGAAAGACAACAACTCACCCCGAGCGAAATACTTCATCTCTCCAGGTAATCTCCATGGTAAACCTCCATTGACCCCTATCCCGTTGTTCGTTGTCGCAGCGACGATGGCTGTGATGAACCGTTGTGCGGATACCGGTCGTTGGCTGGTAGACGACATGCTGAGCAAGCGATGGATAGCCTTGTGCAGCATATACAATGTGATCAGCTCATACGACTGAGCGGGGGGAAAGATAAACGCGACTGGACATGACTTTGATTCCACCGACCGCCGCGAGCAATCGATTTTAAGTGAAGGGATCGAATACGTTTCATCAAAGAACCAGAGATCATCAGGGTGTAGCTGGCTGGCTGCTGTGCGTCACCGCGACCATCTGCCTCATCACAACACCTTTCTGTCGTTCATGGTAGCACCCAAGACACATCCAGCAGCTCCAGTCCCATCATGCCCGTGAGTCAGCTGGACACAGCTCAGCGATATCGAGCATAGTAGCTGATTGCAGTCGTGTCTTAATTCCAACAGGCATACCACTCCGTCTTCAACGATGATACCTCTGCGAGACAGGTTGGCAACACTGCCATCTTGCCTATCAGCACAAAGATCAGAGGACCGGCACCCATAGCCGGTAAGTGCGAGatgatcatctcctctaGATCTGATATAGCCGATGCCAGGCGGGACGCTGACAGTTTGAATGTGGTCAAGCTGACCCTAGTCAACCGGATATCATTGAGGAGTCCTTGGACCTGTACGTTGAGTTCACTGATTACGATCGAAATGTCGATTGCTGACCTCTGCGCAGCTTCCGAGCGAACTGTCTGTTCCGAAACTTCGAGATCAAAGGTCGGTCTTGACGGTTTCTCTTCATATTCTCTTCATACACCCTTACGGTTGTCCTTATCTGGATTGGCCCATCAACAGAGATGGTCAAGCTGACTTGGGCACCATCATCTAGGCCCCGCCGACAGACTCATGATCTACCTtatcctcttcatctcggAATGTCTCACCAAACTCGCTCCCACGCCTGGAAaaccttctccatcctATCAAGAAGCCACGAAAGTCCTTCAAACTCTTGCAGTCGATCATTTCGCCTTGCCGGGCGATGCGGGATTCCCCTTGAACAGTCTTTATCATGCTCCTGCTTCTAGAGTTGATGCGGGTGAGTCACGTTGCTGCCCTGTTCCAGCCGTTTCGTTTCTCGCCCTCTTGACAGCTCAGGTCTGAGAGGCCGCTGAGTATGGCGCACTCGAGCTGATGTATGCCATCCAGACCACCTCCGATCATACCTCACTCAAACGAGGACAGAACTTGCCCTACGACTTTGCGACAGGATCTATCCCCAAGAACAAGTCTTAGGTACCGATGGCCAACCGACGGGTCAACTTGGACCTAGAGCGAGCAAGCCTAGCAAGTGGTGGATGTCATTCCAGAAGAGACGGTAAGCTCACTGCCTCATCATATCAAATACAGAACTGTGAAATTGATGGGCAGCGGACTTCGCAGATTCATGGGCAGGTCCCTCGGTAGCGCGTGATCCTAACTCTAGTGACACAATCGCCTCGCATTCCCCACTGCTATCCTGGAGTGACTGAGAGTACGATCGTGTGGCCGCAACcgtgtgtgagagagactaaaggacgacgagaaaAAGGAAAGGTGTCAGGGATATGCGAACGTTTGTAAGAAACTGAGCCAAGACTGTAAGAGGTGAACTGAGATGAAAGGACATCGTAGAGGTCTCAAGCACAGCATGCCAGGTATAAATGCCAGGCTTGAGGCGTTGGCGTTCCTGATTGCCATCGCTGAAACTGAGTAAAACTGACACCATGGCCACCACGAATAAAAAGAATAATAACAACGACCAACCAAGTTTTGGTATGGCTAACACTGACCAGATCGCAATGTCCGTGACCTTGGCGCCAACGGCCCAGAAGTCATTACTTCCTACTCCGCCGCTCAGCTTTAGCAACTCTATCTCAGCAGCTGTCACAACTCCCGAATCGCCCGTCACTTCGAGTACACCTAGACCTATACGAATCCCTACGATCCCTTCTCCCGACTCTCTTCAACTTTCTCTCCATACACCTCTCAAAGGTCACCTGGCCTTACTTCATCCGCTGACACCTAGTCCGATCCTTTCATTCTGTGCAAAACGACTCTTGTCCCCTGACCGTCCCTACGGTTTCGACATGATGCATCAAAAGTCTGCGTTTCCCGACTTGAACTCGGGATCTTGCCCCTCGAATGCTGATGATAATGTTATTGACAATTTTGAGGCCGCCAAGACTCAACCACGATCATGGAAATGGAAGCCTATCCATCTATTTTCGGGAGGCTTCGACATCTGTACAGCAGGAGTGGGTATGGACGCAGGGAAAGAATTGAAGCAGAATGGACCGGGCAAAGAGGCGGATGAAAGGTTGGAAAAGATGTACGAGGTCGCGAGGGGGAGTTGGAAGTTGTTGGAGATGAAATGCCCGATTGGCAGTGCGTTGTGACCATGTGGTGGCATTCGTGTCTTCGCATGCCATGATGTGCACAGGAACGCCTACCTGA contains these protein-coding regions:
- a CDS encoding 60S ribosomal protein uL4, which produces MAARPTVTVWSATGESSGSLPLPAVFTAPIRLDVVQQVHKSIAKNRRQAYAVAENAGHQTSAESWGTGRAVARIPRVGGGGTQRSGQAAFGNMCRGGRMFAPTKTWRKWHVKVNQNQRRYAVASALAASALPSLVLARGHRIEQIQEVPLVISSSVESTTKTKAAVDLLKAVAAYPDVAKVSNSRKLRAGKGKLRNRRHRQRRGPLVVYAKDEGIVRAFKNVPGVETSPVESLNLLQLAPGGHVGRFVIWTEGAIAALDSVYEKKSGFNLPIAKIASSDVTRLINSDEIQSVVRPAGQNVQKRPFTQKKNPLRNKAILFRLNPYAKTLRRQELLRTERKAKGSVKKSVPGAAGKEFLSILHAA